The genomic interval GCGACAGGTTCATCCGCGCCAGCTCACGCGCCAGACCCTGGCGGGAGGGGTCGATGACCGTGCCGTCCTCGCGGTGGTTCAACATCTCCTCATAGTGGCTGTAGGCGCGCTCGGAATCCTCACGCAGCAGCCGCATGACGTTGGCCGCCTCCTCGCCCTCCAGCACGTCGCCGCGGCCCTGGCGGTTCACCACCGCCTGGGCGCCCAGCTGTTCCGGCGCCGGCACGTAGAACTCACGGTCGAGGATGGAGTAGCGCGCCGAATATTCGTTCACGTTCGCGGTGCGGTGGCGAATCCATTGGCGGGCGACGAAGATCGGCAGCTTCACATGGAACTTGATCTCGCACATCTCGAACGGAGTCGAGTGGCGATGGCGCATCAGATACTTGATGAGGCCGGAATCCTCGCTGACCTTCTTGGTGCCCTTGCCATAGGACACGCGCGCCGCCTGCACGACCGCCGCATCGTCGCCCATATAGTCGATGACGCGGACGAAGCCGTGGTCCAGCACCTCCAGCGGCTGATAGAGGATGTCCTCCAGGGCCGGGACGGTGGCGCGGCGGGTGGTGGCGGTGACGGCGCGCAGGCGATCGATTTCGTCGCGCTGCTCGGGCGTGATCGGCATGGTGACTCCGGGGCTGCAACGGCCGGACTCTTAAGCAGAGCAGGTCGCCGGTGCAAGCCGACATTCTGGAACCGCCCGCGTCACGGCAACGCATTCGGCGATGATGCCACACAGCCCCTTCCCTTGCCGGGCGGGAGTGCCTATATTCGCGACGTCGGTTCGCCGACTATGGCGATAAACGCCTTGTGGAATAAGCGTTGTGGACCCGGGGGCGGTACCCGGCGCCTCCACCAACCACACACCGGACTCGTTGACCGGGGTCGTTGGGGGCGAAACAGGATCGACACGCGTGGTAAAGGCATGGTTTTCGCTCGGCATGGTTCCGCCGTTATCGGGCCGTTGCAATAGTTGCCAACGACAACGTTGCTCAGGCTCGCCTCGCTGCCTAACGGCGGCTGGTAGCCTAAACCTAATCCCCGCGGGTTAGCGCCCAAGGGTGGGGCCGTGGGCCGCCTAGCAACAGAAGGCCCACACCTCTTTTCCCAGCGTTTCGTGCCGGCCCTTGCCAAAGCGGAGCGCTCAAGACCGATCGCGTTACCAGGGACCCGCCCAAGCATGCCGAAAGAGCAGCTCCGCTATGACCGTATGGTCGAGACCGCGTTGCGCGGCGTTGTCCGCGACGCGCTGACCGAGGTTGCCGAGCGCGGCTTGCCGGGCAATCACCATTTCTACCTGACCTTCCGCACCGGTTTCCCCGGCGTCGAGATCCCGGATTATCTGGCCTCCCAGTATCCGAACGAGATGACCATCGTCCTCCAGTTCCAGTATTACGGCCTGGACGTGACGGACGACCATTTCGAGGTCACGCTGAGCTTCAACAATGTGCATGAGCGGCTGGTGATTCCGTTCGCCGCCATCACCACCTTCGCCGACCCGTCGGTGAACTTCGCGCTCCAGTTCCAGCCGCTCGCCGCCGCCGAATCGGCGGAGGTCGCCACCATGCCGCCCCGCGCCGCCGAGCGTGCCGAGGAGAAGGTGGAGGAAAGCGCCCCGGCCGAGGAGCCGAAGCGCGGTGAAGTGGTTGCCCTGGACGCCTTCCGCAAGAAGTAACCCTCCAGACCGATGCCCGCCCGGCCGCCCAGCGAGTATGTCTCGACACTCTGCGAGATGCTGGCGCCGCTGGGCGATGTGCGCGTGCGCCGCATGTTCGGCGGCTATGGCCTGTCCATCGACGGACTGACCTTCGCACTGATCGCCGATGAGATCCTGTATCTCAAGGCGGACGAAGTGAACCGCGCGGCGTTCGCGGATTTGGGCCTGGAGCCCTTCCGGCCGATGCCGGACAAGCCGACCACCCTCTCCTACTACCCACCGCCCGACTCGGCCTTGGACGACCGCGACGAGTTGCTGCCCTGGGCCCGCTCTGGATTCGAGGCGGCGCTGCGGGCCGCAGCCAAGAAGGCGGCGAAGACGAAGCGGAAGTAGGGCTCCGCCCTCGAAGCGGGAGACGGAACGCCATCACTCACGCGCCGTGACGGCTCGGCGGCGCCACACACCAGCGACGTCATCGAAAGCCACTTCCCCAGACAGGAAGGGGCGTCCGGCGCGCAGTCACGGACGCGCCCCTTGATTGCATATACTCGCAAAACTCTGCTGATCCGCTGCGGCGGTTACCAAGTGTTGTTTGACGCCGACAGGGTCAGGGTTTCAACCGCGTTGTTGCGGTCATATTTGACTGTCAGCACATTCGACTGAACGATCTTCCGCTGATAGCTGGTAAGAGAATACATATAGGTCTGGGTCGATGTTCCGTCCGAACTGGTCGAGGTTGACATCGGCACGCCCAGTGACTGCATGACGGTCGATTTCTGCGTACCCTTCGGGAACATCGCGTTTACAGCGGCGTCGTTGATGTTGGCGAGCACCGCCGGACCGCTTTGCTTGTCGGCCAACGCGCCGCCCGGCCTATACATGGCCTGCTCGTCATACATTGTCGGAGGAACGCAAGCGGAAACAGCGACGCCAGATACAAAAAGCGCGACGAAGGCGAGTTTCTTCATTTTGCGACCCTATGCATTCTTTCAAAGCGGCGGGAGAGGCTTTCATTGCGCGTCACACCACCATGGCTTGAAGTGAAGCATCATTAAAGTGTTTTCACAATGCTTTCGGATACACGGTATTCGTTCAGTCTTCCATCGAGCCGAATAAGTCTTGAAACTGCCGTTCAGATTTTGTCCGCCATGTGGATCGTCGCATTGCTCGCCTGGGCGCCGGCGGTGCGCTGGCGCATCTGGCGGGCGAATCGCAGCGGGTTGGGCAGGATGTTCAGCATCGAGCCGAGCTTGCCGACCGACGAGGTCGCCTTGCCCACCGCCATCACGTCGGCCAGGCGGCGGTCGATGAAGGCGCGGGTCTCGGCATGGTCGTCCGACTTGTCGTCGAGCCAATAGAAGGTGGAAGAGCTGACCACCGCGGCCAGCAGCGCGCGCTTGGTATAGTGGTTGTAATCGGTCGCGCTGTCCCCGGCGGCGAACCACATCGCATCGACCGTGCGGTAGAGCAGCCGCAGGCCGAGCGTCACATTCTGCGGCATGGCCAGATAGGAGAGCTGCCGGCGCTTGGCCTCGCGATAGGGCTCCAGCACATCGAAATAGGTGCGGACGGCCAGCGAAATGCGCTCGCGCACCTTCATCTCGGCCAGCGGCATCGACTCCAGCCGGTCGAGCATCTGTCGGTCGGCCCAATCGGCGAAATGCTCCACCGCGTCGGTGACGCCGCCGGGGAAGGCGCGCAGCAGGGCCGACGGCTCGTGCCCCGCCATCTCGGTGCCGTCGCGCAGGGACTGCAGGCTCCAGCCGTCGAAGACGACGTTGGGCAGGCTCGCCACCAGGATCTCGTCGCGTAGCGTGTCGATGCTCATAGCCAACTCTCCCAGCGTCCGCCCTCAGCTCCGGGGCGGCGCGTCCTTGGCCGCGCCCGGCGCGGCGATGATATGAGTCGCCGCGGCGAGCGCGGCGTTGATGTGATGCATCTCCTCGGTGCAGACAAGAAGATGCAGATCGTCCATGCGATCAAGATAGAGCACGCCATCCAGGTGGTCGACCTCGTGCTGGACCACACGGGCATGGAAACCGGACGCCTCCCGCTCGATGCGGGCGCCGTCGAGACCATAGCCACGGTAGCGGATGCGCGTGTGGCGCGGCACCAGACCGCGCAGGCCGGGAATCGACAGGCAGCCTTCCCAGCCCAAGGCCTTTTCGTCGGTCAGCGGCTCGATCACCGGATTGACCAGGACGGTGTTCGCCACCTCCTCCCCCTCGCCACGGTCGGCGGGGACGCGGAAGACGATGATCCGGCGCGACTCCGCGATCTGCGGCGCGGCGAGACCAACTCCAGGCGCGTCCAGCATGGTGGCGATCATGTCGGCCGCCAGCCGGGCTACGGCCGGATCGGTCGGGTCGGCGATGGGCTCCGCGATCTGGCGGAGCACGGGATTGCCCATCCGGGCGATTGGAAGCACTGGCATGCCGCTATATCTGGAGTGTGCTGGCGGGTGGAGCAACCGATTCCTGTGGGTGTGGCCGGGCTTATGGCCGAGCTTATGCGGATGAACCGAAGACTCCCCTTCACAAAGGTGCAGGGGCGTGCTACACACTGCCCCCACACAAGGGGTGCGCCTGCCGCGCATACCTATTTGTTGCCTTGGCGCAACATGCTTCACTTGGAAGGGTGACGGTTAACGTGCAAGTTCTGGTCCGAGATAACAACGTCGATCAGGCCCTCCGCGCGCTCAAGAAGAAGATGCAGCGCGAGGGCATTTTCCGTGAAATGAAGCTCCGCCGTAACTACGAGAAGCCCTCGGAGAAGCGCGCGCGTGAGAAGGCTGAAGCGGTGCGTCGCACCCGCAAGCTGCTCCGCAAGCGGATGGAACGCGAGGGCTACTAATCGCCGGTCGCGCCTAGCGACTGCGAAGGGCGCGTGTGATGCGCGCCCAAGACCCCTTGTGTCTTGCACCCGACCGTCCCGCGAACCTCGCGTGGGCGGTTTTGGTGTATCTGCGCCGTTTTTCTTGGTCCGACTGTGCGTCGGCCAAGCGTATTGAATGGTCAGCGAGCTGGATCGCCCCCCTTCGGCCCGCTGCCGCCTGCCTTGGAAAGGCCCGATCATGAGCGCTTCCAACCTCACCGCCCGCCAGTCGGTTCCGGCATTGCGCGCCCGCAAGGGGGGCGAACCCATCGTCTGCCTGACCGCCTACACCGCCCCGGTTGCCCGGCTGCTCGACCCACATGTCGATATCCTGCTGGTCGGTGATTCGCTTGGCATGGTGGTCTATGGGCTGGACAGCACGCTGCCGGTGACGCTGGACATGATGATCGCCCATGGCGCCGCCGTGGTGCGCGCGTCCGAACGGGCCTGTGTCGTGGTCGATCTGCCCTTCGGCAGCTATCAGGAGAGCAAGGAAGCGGCCTTCCGCGCCTCGGCCCGCGTGATGGCGGAAACGGGCGCCCAGGCCGTGAAGCTGGAAGGCGGGCTGGAGATGGCCGAGACGGTGGCCTTCCTGACCGCCCGCGGCATCCCGGTGATGGGGCATGTCGGGCTGACGCCGCAATCGGTGAACACGCTCGGCGGCTACAAGGCGGTCGGCCGCGATGCCGAGGCCGCCGAGCGGATCGCCGCCGACGCCCGCGCGATCACCGAAGCCGGCGCCTTCACCCTGGTGATCGAGGGCACGATGGAAGCGCTGGCCCGACGCATCACCGAAGAGGTGGCGATCCCCACCATCGGCATCGGCGGCTCGCCGGCCTGCGACGGTCAGGTTCTGGTCACCGACGACATGCTGGGCCTGTTCGGCGCCTTCCAGCCGAAATTCGTCAAGCGCTACGCCAACCTGGGCGAGACCGTCAGCGAAGCCGCCGCGACCTACGCGGCCGAAGTGCGGACCCGCGCCTTTCCGGGGCCGGAGCATTGCTTCGGGGTGAAGAAGGCTGCGGTGTAAGGCCCTCATCCGCACTTCGTTCTTCCTCCGTTCCAGGCGATCCGTTACAGTCCGACCGCCATGGATGCACCCTCCCCCGCCCCGATTCCGCCCAACGTCGCCGCGTGGTTCCGGTCGCGCGGCTGGGCGCCGCACCCGCATCAGGTCGCCATGGTGGAGGCTGCCGAGCGGAGGGAGAGCGCGCTGCTGATCGCGCCAACCGGCGGCGGCAAAACGCTGGCCGGCTTCCTGCCCTCGCTGATCGAACTGGCCGAGCGGCCGCGCGAGGGGCTGCACACCCTCTACATCTCGCCGCTGAAGGCGCTGGCTGTCGATATCCAGCGCAACCTGGAACAGCCGATCGCCGAGATGCGCCTGCCGATCCGGGCGGAAACCCGCACCGGCGACACGCCGGAGGCCAAGCGGAAGCGCCAGCGCACGCACCCGCCGCACATGCTGATGACGACGCCGGAAAGCCTGGCGCTGCTGCTGTCCTACACCGATGCCGACCGGCTGTTCCGCAATCTGCGTTGCGTCATCATCGACGAGTTGCACGCGCTGGCGGGATCCAAGCGCGGTGACCTGCTGGCGCTTGGGCTGGCGCGACTGTCGCGCCTCGCCCCTGCCGCCCGGCGCGTCGGGCTGTCGGCCACGGTTGCGGAGCCGGAGCGGCTGCTGGCCTGGCTGTCGCGCCGCGGCCGATATGACGGGACGGACTCCGACGATGTGCGCCTTGTCCTTGGCCGCAGTGGCGCCCAGGCGGAGGTCGAGATCCTGACCTCGCAGGAACGGGTGCCCTGGGCCGGCCACATGGCGATGCACGCCATGAAGGAGATTTACGAGCGCGTCCGCCGCCAGCGCACCACCCTGCTCTTCGTCAACACCCGCGCCCAGGCCGAACTGGTGTTCCAGGCGCTGTGGCGGGTCAACGACGACAATTTGCCGATCGCGCTGCATCACGGCTCGCTGGCGGTGGAGCAGCGCCGCAAGGTCGAGGGCGCCATGGCGCGCGGCGAGTTGCGGGCGGTGGTCGCCACCTCCTCGCTCGATCTCGGCATCGACTGGGCGGCGGTCGATCTGGTGGTGCAGATCGGCGCGCCCAAGGGGTCAAGCCGGCTGGTCCAGCGCATCGGCCGCGCCAACCACCGGCTCGACGAGCCGAGCCGCGCCCTGCTGGTCCCCGCCAACCGCTTCGAGGTGCTGGAATGCCGCGCCGCGCTGGAGGCGGTGCACGACCACACGCTGGACGGCGAGGCGCCGCGCCCGGGCGGGCTGGACGTGCTGGCCCAGCATCTGCTCGGCATGGCCTGCGCCGCCCCCTTCCTGGCGGACGAGTTGTATGAGGAGGTGGTCTCCGCCGCCCCCTATGCCGCGATGACGCGCGACGAGT from Azospirillum sp. TSH100 carries:
- the thyX gene encoding FAD-dependent thymidylate synthase; amino-acid sequence: MPITPEQRDEIDRLRAVTATTRRATVPALEDILYQPLEVLDHGFVRVIDYMGDDAAVVQAARVSYGKGTKKVSEDSGLIKYLMRHRHSTPFEMCEIKFHVKLPIFVARQWIRHRTANVNEYSARYSILDREFYVPAPEQLGAQAVVNRQGRGDVLEGEEAANVMRLLREDSERAYSHYEEMLNHREDGTVIDPSRQGLARELARMNLSLNYYTQWYWKVDLHNLLHFLSLRADSHAQYEIRVYADAMLDVVKRWVPAVFESFTEYRMGGAHLSRTGLDVVKRLLAGEPVTQEASGLSKREWRELMDQLGRSEA
- a CDS encoding SspB family protein, which encodes MPKEQLRYDRMVETALRGVVRDALTEVAERGLPGNHHFYLTFRTGFPGVEIPDYLASQYPNEMTIVLQFQYYGLDVTDDHFEVTLSFNNVHERLVIPFAAITTFADPSVNFALQFQPLAAAESAEVATMPPRAAERAEEKVEESAPAEEPKRGEVVALDAFRKK
- a CDS encoding TfoX/Sxy family protein — translated: MPARPPSEYVSTLCEMLAPLGDVRVRRMFGGYGLSIDGLTFALIADEILYLKADEVNRAAFADLGLEPFRPMPDKPTTLSYYPPPDSALDDRDELLPWARSGFEAALRAAAKKAAKTKRK
- a CDS encoding COQ9 family protein, yielding MSIDTLRDEILVASLPNVVFDGWSLQSLRDGTEMAGHEPSALLRAFPGGVTDAVEHFADWADRQMLDRLESMPLAEMKVRERISLAVRTYFDVLEPYREAKRRQLSYLAMPQNVTLGLRLLYRTVDAMWFAAGDSATDYNHYTKRALLAAVVSSSTFYWLDDKSDDHAETRAFIDRRLADVMAVGKATSSVGKLGSMLNILPNPLRFARQMRQRTAGAQASNATIHMADKI
- the def gene encoding peptide deformylase; translation: MPVLPIARMGNPVLRQIAEPIADPTDPAVARLAADMIATMLDAPGVGLAAPQIAESRRIIVFRVPADRGEGEEVANTVLVNPVIEPLTDEKALGWEGCLSIPGLRGLVPRHTRIRYRGYGLDGARIEREASGFHARVVQHEVDHLDGVLYLDRMDDLHLLVCTEEMHHINAALAAATHIIAAPGAAKDAPPRS
- the rpsU gene encoding 30S ribosomal protein S21, which encodes MQVLVRDNNVDQALRALKKKMQREGIFREMKLRRNYEKPSEKRAREKAEAVRRTRKLLRKRMEREGY
- the panB gene encoding 3-methyl-2-oxobutanoate hydroxymethyltransferase — encoded protein: MSASNLTARQSVPALRARKGGEPIVCLTAYTAPVARLLDPHVDILLVGDSLGMVVYGLDSTLPVTLDMMIAHGAAVVRASERACVVVDLPFGSYQESKEAAFRASARVMAETGAQAVKLEGGLEMAETVAFLTARGIPVMGHVGLTPQSVNTLGGYKAVGRDAEAAERIAADARAITEAGAFTLVIEGTMEALARRITEEVAIPTIGIGGSPACDGQVLVTDDMLGLFGAFQPKFVKRYANLGETVSEAAATYAAEVRTRAFPGPEHCFGVKKAAV
- a CDS encoding ligase-associated DNA damage response DEXH box helicase: MDAPSPAPIPPNVAAWFRSRGWAPHPHQVAMVEAAERRESALLIAPTGGGKTLAGFLPSLIELAERPREGLHTLYISPLKALAVDIQRNLEQPIAEMRLPIRAETRTGDTPEAKRKRQRTHPPHMLMTTPESLALLLSYTDADRLFRNLRCVIIDELHALAGSKRGDLLALGLARLSRLAPAARRVGLSATVAEPERLLAWLSRRGRYDGTDSDDVRLVLGRSGAQAEVEILTSQERVPWAGHMAMHAMKEIYERVRRQRTTLLFVNTRAQAELVFQALWRVNDDNLPIALHHGSLAVEQRRKVEGAMARGELRAVVATSSLDLGIDWAAVDLVVQIGAPKGSSRLVQRIGRANHRLDEPSRALLVPANRFEVLECRAALEAVHDHTLDGEAPRPGGLDVLAQHLLGMACAAPFLADELYEEVVSAAPYAAMTRDEFDDVLDFVATGGYALGAYERFQRLRLREDGRMAVAGPAVARQYRMNVGTITQEALLRVRLNRGPVLGEVEEYFIQGLTPGDTFLFAGQLLKFLGVREMEAQVAKGGTGDPKVPAYAGGRLPLTTHLAERVRAMLADPRQWDGLPEDVQEWLRLQRYRSVLPNRDGLLVETFPKAGKQFLVAYAFEGRNAHQTLGMLLTRRMERFGLGPLGFVATDYVLAVWSLRSPTDMDTLFDQDMLGDDLEAWMDESSMLRRTFRNVALIAGVIDRRHPGQEKTGRQVTFSSDLIYDVLRKHDPGHVLLRATRADAAGGLTDIRRLSDFLARVRGRITHKGLDRISPLAVPVILEIGRERVEGSATDELLAAAEAELLAEAMPELAPVKPAAKRAGPQQGRLIL